A window of the Bactrocera neohumeralis isolate Rockhampton unplaced genomic scaffold, APGP_CSIRO_Bneo_wtdbg2-racon-allhic-juicebox.fasta_v2 cluster09, whole genome shotgun sequence genome harbors these coding sequences:
- the LOC126764050 gene encoding uncharacterized protein LOC126764050 — MVQTHLNMAKYRLYLWSDSEIVLAWLEKPPHAWKTYISNRTSEILDLVGSATWRHVASADNPADLGTRGCKPLHLATSTLWWNGPRWLTESPDSWPQSPMRNILAPESRKIDTYHATLDDTDILERFSSFPRALRVVAYMLKFLERLKLKVKGATYLHCDKLTHQDLQKAKVALIASTQTRYFSRDIELLRESKPIDKKSSLLVLNPFLDTKGLLRANGRLANSSLTYNERHPIIIPERCPFATLFIRYIHILMLHAEHRLMQHMVRQELYIPRLKPQIKKCIFMCKICTMHKQKMRSQIMAALPPERCNFALPFTTTGVDFAGPFMIKASMLRSPTLMKGYVAVFVCFTTKAVHLELCTNLTTEAFLAAFARFVGRRGFPSKIMSDNGKTFIGAQRATEKQFVDFMKQVSPDIVQKYAPQGINWQFIPPSAPHMGGLWESAVKSFKSHFKKIAGNHKFNYEEFTTLLIRIEAVLNSRPLAALSQDPSDFTALTPGHFLKGAPILATPEPGVESLSLLNRWERIKILHHDFSRRWKDDYLKDLHRRYRWKITENAPKLGDCVLINDDCLPPTEWRLGRIEKLYYGSDGHIRVVDLRTQSGTLTRPLVKLCFLPTADKIAT, encoded by the coding sequence atggtgcagacccacttaaatATGGCGAAATACAGATTATATTTATGGTCCGATTCCGAgatagttctagcctggttagaaaaaccaccacatgcgtggaaaacttatatttctaaccgaacatctgaaatacttgacctagtaggatcagccacttggcgtcacgtagccagtgctgacaatcctgctgatttAGGTACAAGAGGATGCAAACCTCTGCATCTCGCCAcctccaccctctggtggaatggcccccgatggttaacagaatctcccgattcttggccacaatcgcccatgcgcaacatacttgccccagaaagtcgtaAAATCGACACTTATCATGCAACACTGGATGAcactgacatccttgaacgattttcatcgttcccccgaGCCCTCCGGGTAGTTGCCTATATGCTCAAGTTTTTAGAGCGgcttaaacttaaagttaaaggagCAACTTATCTCCATTGCGATAAATTGACGCAccaagacttacaaaaagcaaaggtcgctcttatcgcatcaacccaaacgcgctatttcagccgcgatatagaattactaagagaatcgaaacCTAtcgataaaaagagctcactcttagtcctAAACCCATTTCTAGATACGAAGGGTTTACTTCGTgcgaatggtcggcttgctaattcaaGCCTAACGTACAATGAACGCCACCCTATAATCATACCAGAGAGGTGTCCGTTTGCCActttatttattagatatatCCACATACTAATGCtccacgccgaacatcgcctcatgcaacatatggtccgCCAGGAGCTGTATATACCCCGACTGAAgccccaaataaaaaagtgcattttcatgtgcaaaatctgcactatgcataagcagaaaatgcgatcgcagattatggcagcacttccacctgaacgctgcaattttgctctgcctttcaccactacAGGTgtagattttgctgggccttttatgATAAAGGcatccatgctaaggtctcctaccctcatgaaaggctatgtggctgtttttgtctgtttcacgacaaaagcagtacaccttgagctatgtacgaatctgacgacggaggcttttctggCGGCTTTTGCTCGTTTCGTCGGACGACGAGGCTTtccatcaaaaatcatgagcgataatggtaaaacatttatcggagctcaaagagctacagaaaaacaatttgtggatttcatgaaacaagtctcaccggacattgtacaaaaatatgctccccaaggtatcaattggcagttTATCCCCCCAAGCGCTCCACATATGGGTGGCTTATGGGAATCTGccgtaaaaagcttcaaatctcattttaaaaagataGCTGGCAAccataaatttaattacgaagaatTCACGACCCTCTTAAttagaattgaagccgttcttaactcacggcctctcgctgcactctcgcaagatccctcagactTTACTGCCCTCACaccagggcattttcttaaaggagcgcccattctggccacacctgagccaggcgtggagtcgctttccTTATTAAATCGTTGggaaagaataaaaattctccatcatgacttcagtcgccgatggaaagatgattatttaaaggacctccacagaaggtaccgatggaaaatcacagaaaatgcgcctaagcttggagattgtgtcttaatcaatgacgattgtctcccccctaccgaatggcggcttggccgcatagagaagctctactacggctccgacggtcatattcgcgtagtcgatctccgtacACAATCGggaacgctaaccagaccgctcgttaaattatgctttttgcCAACCGCAGATAAAATCGCAACGTAA